The window GGACAGGTGCAGTGCTACTCCGCAATTCTGCGTGATATGTCGGAACAGAAAAAGATTGAGCAGGACCTGATCTTCAAAAACAATGAACTGGATACTTTTATTTACCGTGCCTCTCATGATTTACGGGGCCCGATAGCAACCATGATGGGCCTGAATCAGATTGTGAAGTATGAAATAGAAGATGCAGCAGCCCTGAAATACTTTGAACTGTACAACAGCCAGATTTTGCGTCTGCATAATATTACTGTTTCCCTGATAGAGCTCACCAAAATCAAAGACCGCAACTGCGAGATTTCTACAATTGATTTTAGGAATATATGGAGTGCTGTTCAAACTAATATTGCCAAACTGTCGGAAAGTGCAGGCGTAATGCTGCAGGACTGTATTGAGGATTTAGCTGATTTCAGGAGTGATGCACATCTTATAGAAATTGTGCTTTATAATCTTGTGGAAAATTCCATTCGCTACAGGCGCAGTGAAGTGGAAGCTTTTGTTCGTTTAGAAATTCAGGCGTCAAAAGAAAGAGACCAGGTGATCATCAAAGTTTCTGATAATGGCATTGGTATAGACAGCCAGCTGCAGCACAAAATTTACAATATGTTCTTCAGGGGTACCGATCGCTCCAAAGGGCCAGGCCTGGGCCTGTACATTCTGAAAAATGCAGTAGAAAAGATTGGCGGACGCACTACACTTTACAGCGTTCCTTATAAAGGCACCACATTCAAGATTGAACTGCCCTCCCTGTAGAATAAGCTTGTATCAGCGGTCCGGGTGCTTTCCCAGCCAGAACTGCAGGAACTCCTGAAATCCTTTACGAGTCGTAAAAATACTCTTGATGGTATTCCCCAGGTGAGAGGCTGTCATTTTTGATTTAGGTGTTGGAGAAACAACAGTGGGTTTCTTTTCCGCTGCTTTGGCTGGTTTATCCTGTTTTGCTGTCTGCTTTCCAGATATATTATTGCCGGTCTTTCTTCCCTCAATTTCATCTGCTTTTTCAAAATGTTGCCGGGCTTCTTTCTGGTAGCCAACTTTTTCAAGCAACAAGCCAAGGTTATTATAAGAAATAGCATCTTCAGGGTCCAGCTCCAGTGCTTTCTGATAATCTGCGATGGCACCTTTTGTATCTCTGAAAGCATCCTTTACATAAGCCCTGCTGCTGTACCTGTAGGGGTTCTGCGGTTCCAGCTCTTGAGCTTTATTAAAATCGCGAAATGAGTTTTCACGGTCTCCCAGCATAAAATAGGAGATCCCCCTGTCGCTGTAAAGCTGTGCCTGATCTGGTGCAAGGGCTATTGCTTCAGTTAGTTCATCTGCACTCTGTTTGAAATTACCGAGCCTGTAGTTGCAATGAGCCATGGTAGAAAGCAGCACAGCGTCGGAGCCACTCTGGGCCTTCTGCTGAAGTAATCTTAAAGCTTCCTGATATTTTTCCTGCTGAATCAGCTGTGTTATTTGCTCGCTATTCGTCATCCTGTTTTTCTTCAAACCTAGAACACTAGTTTGGGATAGATGTTTGTGCAGATAAAACAACAAAATATGGGGCACAAAAAAACCCTTAGAACTAAATCCAAGGGTTTTTGCGGAATGGACGGGACTCGAATGGCACCGGCCACCCGGCCGCGACCCCCTGCGTGACAGGCAGGTATTCTAACCATCCAACTCGCATAAGGTACCGCTCAACTTGCCTTAGATAATTTTAAATAAAAAAACCCTTAGAACTAAATCCAAGGGTTTTTGCGGAATGGACGGGACTCGAACCCGCGACCCCCTGCGTGACAGGCAGGTATTCTAACCAACTGAACTACCACTCCAGTATTTTGAAACAATTTAGAGACAGCGACTCTATCTCATTAAAAGCCCTTTAAATTTCAGAGCTATTTCTGCGGAATGGACGGGACTCGAACCCGCGACCCCCTGCGTGACAGGCAGGTATTCTAACCAACTGAACTACCACTCCTAGTAAGTTTTTGCCCCTGTTGAGTAAAAACGTGATGCAAAAGTAATGTAGTTTACCCAACAACGCAAATGTTGCCTGCTACATTTTTCAAGCAATAAATTAAAGAATTGATTTTCAAATCTAAATATCTGCTCTACTGCATTTATTTTAGGGTAGGGAGGAATGTTTAGGTGCTTTTTTCTAACTTTACACACCAATTTTATAGAATCAAAGGGAGCTCATGCTATTGGAATTCGAAAAACCCATTGCCGAACTTGAGGCCAAGCTGAAAGAGATGAAAGATCTGGCCTCTGAGAGTAATGTGGATGTAAGTGATGCTGTAAAAAGCCTGGAAGAAAAAATAAGGCAACTGAAGATTGATACCTTCAGTAACCTAACCCGCTGGCAGCGTGTGCAGCTATCCAGGCATGCCAACAGGCCTTATACATTAGATTATATCTACAGCCTCACCGATGAGTTTATAGAACTGCATGGTGACAGAAACTTTGGCGACGATAAAGCCATGGTTGGCGGTTTTGGCCAGATAAAAGGGCAGACCTTTATGTTCATTGGTCATCAGAAGGGGAGGAATACCAAGCAGCGGCAGGTCAGAAACTTTGGGATGGCCAATCCGGAAGGGTACCGCAAAGCTTTACGCCTGATGAAACTGGCCGAGAAATTCAATAAACCCATCGTTATCTTTATCGACACCCCCGGTGCTTTTCCGGGCATGGAAGCTGAAGAACGCGGCCAGGGCGAGGCCATTGCCCGCAACATCCGCGATATGTTTATGCTGAAGGTGCCGGTGATCTGCTTTATAATCGGAGAGGGTGCCTCTGGTGGTGCATTAGGTATTGCAGTAGGAGACAGGGTGCTGATGCTGGAAAACACCTGGTATTCTGTTATTTCTCCTGAAAGCTGCTCTTCCATTCTATGGCATAGCTGGGAGTATAAGGAACAGGCTGCTGAAGCACTAAGGCTTACCGCACAGGATATGCACCATTTCAAAATGGTTGATGGCATTGTACAGGAGCCTCTTGGTGGTGCTCATGCAAATCCTGAAGCTATGTTTGCCGAAGTGAAGTCCCATATTTTTAAGTATTACAACGAACTGAAAGATATTGATACTGATACGCTCATTCAGCAAAGGATTGATAAGTTCTGCTCGATGGGTGTTTACCAGGAATAACAGAAAATACATTTTACCAGAACCACATAAACCTGTTTATGTGGTTTTTTATTTAACAGCTATGCAGTTACACACCATCAACACAGGATTTTTTAAGCTGGATGGGGGAGCCATGTTTGGCGTGGTTCCCAAGTCCCTCTGGCAGCGTACCAACCCTGCCGACGAAAAAAATCTTTGTACCTGGGCAATGCGCTGCCTGTTGATAGAAGACAATGACCGGCTCATGCTCATAGACAACGGCATCGGAAACAAGCAGGATGAAAAATTCTTTGGCCATTACTACCTGCACGGTGATACTACTTTGGAAGGCTCTCTCAAACTGGCAGGTTTTTCTGTTGATGAGGTAACGGATATGTACCTGACACATCTGCACTTTGATCATTGCGGGGGTGGCGTAAAATGGACTGACCATGAGCAGCAAATCCCTGAATTGACTTTCAAAAATGCACGGTACTGGAGCAATGAGGCGCACTGGAAGTGGGCCACTGAACCAAATGTGCGTGAGAAAGCATCTTTCCTGAAGGAAAATATTATGCCCATGCAGGAAAGCGGACAACTAAATTTCATTCCGCTGGAGGGACCTTCACCCATAAGTGGTATTGAAACCATATTTGTAGACGGACATACTGATAAGCAGATGCTGCCCAGGCTTCAGTATAAAGGAAGGACAGTGGTTTACGTGGCAGATCTTTTGCCATCTGTCGGGCATATTCCATTGCCCTATATCATGGGCTACGATACCCGCCCGTTGCTCACAATGGATGAAAAGGCAAAGATCTTGCAACAGGCTGCTGATGAACAATGGGTACTTTTCCTGGAGCATGACCCATTACATGAATGCTGCACCCTTAAAAACACAGAAAAAGGAGTAAGACTCAACGAAACATTCCGTTTGAAAGATTTATAGTATGTCGTTAGGCTTGGCTTTGTCTGGGGGAGGCATCAGGTGTGTAGCACACCTGGCGGTGGTAAAATGCCTGCAGGAGTGGGGGATTAGCCCTGCACATTATGCAGGTACCAGTGGTGGCGCGTTAATTGCAGCTTTACTGGCGGCTGGTGTGGATCCGGATAAAATATTATCTACCGTTAAAGAACTAAGTGTGCTGGGGCTGCTCAGGCCAAAGTTTAGCGGACAGGGCCTCATAGATGCCGAAGTAGCTTTGAAGATCTTTACAAATCTGTTGCCAGCCACATTTGAAGATTTACAGCTGCCTGTAATCATTACAGCTACAAATATCAGGACCGGGTGCTGTGATCTGTTTTCAACCGGTGCACTGCTGCCTCCAGTAATTGCCTCCTGCTGTATGCCGGTTTTCTTTTGCCCGGTGAAAATTGGCAATGATCTATATATAGATGGTGGAGTGGTTAACAACCTGCCATCAGATGCTTTGGTAGGTAAATGCAGCTACATCATGGGGGTGCATACCAATCCGGTAGACCCGGAGTACAGGAGTTCTTCTATAAAAACAATTCTGGAACGTACCTTCTTACTTGCCATAAACGGTAATGTAAAGGCATCAAAAAGATTATGTAATGCGGTGCTGGAACCAGAGGTATTAAAATATATAAAAGTATTTGAGTGGAAGCGTACCGATGAGATCTATAATAGAACAATTGAATGGCTAAGGCCACAAATGCCTGCTTTATCAGAACAAATTCTTGCAGCAGCGTATTAGTTTGTCACAATCGGGCATGAATAATTGTCTTTATAGTAGGATAGTTATGTACTATGGGTAAACTGCTTGCACACTTATTATTCTGGATCACCGGCTGGAAGGTAGAGGGACAATACCCTGCCAATGTGCCTAAAAGCGTTATGATAGCTGCACCACATACCAGTAACTGGGATTTTGTATACGCCAGAGCTGCCTTTTTCATTATGGGAGTCCCCATTCGTTATACCATCAAAAAGGAGATGATGAAATTTGCTCCTTTGGGCTGGCTTTTAAAACAGCTGGGAGCAATACCGGTAGAACGTAACCGCGACCGTGCCCGGAAATTAGGGCAGAGCAGCCTTGTTCAGGGTATGATAGACCTGTTTGATCAGCATGATCAGCTCGTGATCATGGTGACACCGGAAGGTACCCGTAAGTTTGTAAACAAATGGAAAACAGGTTTCTATTACACTGCCTTACAGGCGGGAGTGCCAATTGTGCTGGGGTATCTGGATTATGAAAAGAAGCATGCCGGCATAGGACCTACTGTGTACCCCACCGGTAATCTGCAGGATGACATGCGTAAAATCCTGGGATTTTATGCTGGTGTTTCTGCTAAATTTCCCGAACAAGGTGTAGATCCTGCAAGAATGGATATGGATTACCCTGAACAGGGTACAGCAAAAGCAAGCTAGGGCACTATTACCTGCAGATTGCCCGGTTTGATTGTGAAATCCACTTTTCTTACTTTACGCGCAAATTCACCATCGTACTGCAGCGTTTTTTTCTTTTCACAGTAAACAGTTGCCCTTGTACATTGTATGATAATGCAGTGTGGTGAAAAATTTATCTTTTTTGTCAGCAGCCTGTAAAAGATCCTTATTGCTTCT of the Flammeovirgaceae bacterium 311 genome contains:
- a CDS encoding hypothetical protein (COG0457 FOG: TPR repeat) gives rise to the protein MTNSEQITQLIQQEKYQEALRLLQQKAQSGSDAVLLSTMAHCNYRLGNFKQSADELTEAIALAPDQAQLYSDRGISYFMLGDRENSFRDFNKAQELEPQNPYRYSSRAYVKDAFRDTKGAIADYQKALELDPEDAISYNNLGLLLEKVGYQKEARQHFEKADEIEGRKTGNNISGKQTAKQDKPAKAAEKKPTVVSPTPKSKMTASHLGNTIKSIFTTRKGFQEFLQFWLGKHPDR
- a CDS encoding acetyl-CoA carboxylase carboxyltransferase subunit alpha (COG0825 Acetyl-CoA carboxylase alpha subunit); translated protein: MLLEFEKPIAELEAKLKEMKDLASESNVDVSDAVKSLEEKIRQLKIDTFSNLTRWQRVQLSRHANRPYTLDYIYSLTDEFIELHGDRNFGDDKAMVGGFGQIKGQTFMFIGHQKGRNTKQRQVRNFGMANPEGYRKALRLMKLAEKFNKPIVIFIDTPGAFPGMEAEERGQGEAIARNIRDMFMLKVPVICFIIGEGASGGALGIAVGDRVLMLENTWYSVISPESCSSILWHSWEYKEQAAEALRLTAQDMHHFKMVDGIVQEPLGGAHANPEAMFAEVKSHIFKYYNELKDIDTDTLIQQRIDKFCSMGVYQE
- a CDS encoding Zn-dependent hydrolase (COG0491 Zn-dependent hydrolases, including glyoxylases), producing the protein MQLHTINTGFFKLDGGAMFGVVPKSLWQRTNPADEKNLCTWAMRCLLIEDNDRLMLIDNGIGNKQDEKFFGHYYLHGDTTLEGSLKLAGFSVDEVTDMYLTHLHFDHCGGGVKWTDHEQQIPELTFKNARYWSNEAHWKWATEPNVREKASFLKENIMPMQESGQLNFIPLEGPSPISGIETIFVDGHTDKQMLPRLQYKGRTVVYVADLLPSVGHIPLPYIMGYDTRPLLTMDEKAKILQQAADEQWVLFLEHDPLHECCTLKNTEKGVRLNETFRLKDL
- a CDS encoding putative esterase of the alpha-beta hydrolase superfamily protein (COG1752 Predicted esterase of the alpha-beta hydrolase superfamily), which translates into the protein MSLGLALSGGGIRCVAHLAVVKCLQEWGISPAHYAGTSGGALIAALLAAGVDPDKILSTVKELSVLGLLRPKFSGQGLIDAEVALKIFTNLLPATFEDLQLPVIITATNIRTGCCDLFSTGALLPPVIASCCMPVFFCPVKIGNDLYIDGGVVNNLPSDALVGKCSYIMGVHTNPVDPEYRSSSIKTILERTFLLAINGNVKASKRLCNAVLEPEVLKYIKVFEWKRTDEIYNRTIEWLRPQMPALSEQILAAAY
- a CDS encoding 1-acyl-sn-glycerol-3-phosphate acyltransferase (COG0204 1-acyl-sn-glycerol-3-phosphate acyltransferase), translated to MGKLLAHLLFWITGWKVEGQYPANVPKSVMIAAPHTSNWDFVYARAAFFIMGVPIRYTIKKEMMKFAPLGWLLKQLGAIPVERNRDRARKLGQSSLVQGMIDLFDQHDQLVIMVTPEGTRKFVNKWKTGFYYTALQAGVPIVLGYLDYEKKHAGIGPTVYPTGNLQDDMRKILGFYAGVSAKFPEQGVDPARMDMDYPEQGTAKAS